The following proteins come from a genomic window of Flavobacterium crocinum:
- a CDS encoding HU domain-containing protein produces MKIEVYISQLLYRYQCVTVPGFGAFLTETHSAELNESTNSFFPPKKTISFNSRIKNNDGLLANHIAQAEKTSYGFAVSAIAFEVLSWKKTLEENGVILLKNIGELRLNSESNIVFRPNDQTNYLANSFGLSPFVSPIVKKEIFEKKIEKIAAKEKDAVLLYENEEQTKSSNPFLRYAAILVLGLGITGSIGYPLYQNQIDNQTLMVEKSVQKKVQNKIQEATFFIKSPLPAVTLAVDSAKVETAEQTMPYHIMAGAFRSEANARKAYNQLIKDGFKARMLKENKHGLFPVLYGSYATMKEAEQAQKEIQKGENPDAWILVENL; encoded by the coding sequence ATGAAAATCGAAGTATATATCTCACAGTTATTGTATCGTTATCAGTGTGTAACGGTTCCAGGATTTGGTGCGTTTTTAACAGAAACGCATTCAGCTGAGCTTAATGAAAGCACTAACTCGTTTTTTCCTCCAAAAAAGACTATTTCTTTCAACAGTCGTATCAAAAATAATGACGGATTGTTGGCAAATCATATTGCTCAGGCTGAAAAAACATCTTATGGTTTTGCCGTGAGTGCAATTGCATTTGAAGTTTTAAGCTGGAAAAAAACCTTGGAAGAAAATGGCGTAATTCTTTTAAAAAACATTGGTGAACTGCGTTTAAATTCAGAAAGCAATATCGTTTTCCGACCAAACGACCAAACAAACTATCTTGCTAATTCTTTTGGTTTAAGCCCTTTTGTTTCTCCAATCGTGAAAAAAGAAATTTTCGAGAAAAAAATCGAAAAGATCGCTGCAAAAGAAAAAGATGCTGTTTTATTATATGAAAATGAAGAGCAAACAAAATCTTCTAACCCATTCCTGAGATATGCCGCAATTCTGGTTTTAGGACTTGGAATTACCGGAAGTATTGGTTATCCGTTATATCAAAATCAGATTGACAACCAAACTTTGATGGTTGAAAAATCCGTTCAGAAAAAAGTTCAGAACAAAATACAGGAAGCCACTTTTTTTATCAAAAGTCCTCTTCCGGCTGTAACACTTGCAGTAGATTCTGCAAAAGTTGAAACGGCAGAACAAACAATGCCATATCATATCATGGCCGGTGCTTTTAGAAGTGAAGCAAATGCCAGAAAAGCTTATAACCAATTGATTAAAGATGGTTTCAAAGCAAGAATGCTGAAAGAAAACAAACATGGATTATTTCCGGTTTTGTACGGAAGTTATGCTACCATGAAAGAAGCTGAACAAGCCCAAAAAGAAATACAAAAAGGCGAAAATCCGGATGCCTGGATCTTAGTCGAAAATCTATAA